GGGCGAAGGCCGTGCGGGGCCGCGGCGGGCCCCCGCCCGGACCCGAGCACGGCAAAGGCCGCTCCCGATCTTCGGAAGCGGCCTTTGACCTGCAAAAACACCGTCGGGACGACAGGATTTGAACCTGCGACCCCTTGACCCCCAGTCAAGTGCGCTACCAAGCTGCGCCACGTCCCGGTGCTCGTGCCGGCCGGAGAACTCCCGGCCGGGGCGTGCAGAAGAAAAATACCCTGTCCCGGGCCATGAATCCAAAGCGGGTCCCCCGCGGGGCCTTCCGGGGCCTCCGGCGGGGGCCCTGCTTCCGTGGTTCGATGAGGTTATGGGTGAAATGTCCGCGAAGAAGAACCTCCGGCTGCGCCGGGTTTATGAGGCGCCGGAGCCGTCGGACGGGGCGCGGGTGCTGGTCGACCGGCTGTGGCCGCGGGGGCTGTCCAAAGCGGATGCGCAGCTCACCGAGTGGTGCAAGGAGGTGGCGCCCTCGTCCGAGCTGCGGCGCTGGTTCCACCATGAGGAACCACGGTTCACCGAGTTCGCCGAGCGCTATCGCGAGGAGCTGGCGCAGGAGGCGGTGCAGCCGGCGCTGGAGCGGCTGCGGGAGCGCGCCGCGCAGGGGCCGCTGACGCTGCTGACGGCCACCAAGGGCGTGTCGGTGAGCCATGTGAACGTGCTGATCGAGGTGCTTCAGGAGGGGCTCTGAGGCTCCGCGCCACGCCGACGACCCGCCGCTGACCTGCATATTCATCGATGCGTTGACGAAACATACGGTGGAGTGCATACTTATACCCATCAGCGAATGCACCGTAAGGAGAAACCCGTGACCGAGCGCGTCGTACTCGCCTACTCGGGCGGCCTGGACACTTCTGTCTGTATCGGCTGGATCGCCGAGGAGACGGGCGCCGAGGTCATCGCCGTTGCCGTGGACGTCGGCCAGGGCGGCGAGGACCTGGACGTCATCCGCAAGCGTGCGCTCGACTGCGGTGCGGTCGAGGCCGAGGTCGCGGATGCCAAGAACGAGTTCGCCGACGAGTACTGCCTCCCGGCGATCAAGGCCAACGCCCTGTACATGGACCGCTACCCGCTGGTCTCGGCGCTCTCCCGGCCGACCATCGTCAAGCACCTGGTGGCCGCCGCCAAGAAGCACGGCGCCACCACCGTCGCCCACGGCTGCACCGGCAAGGGCAACGACCAGGTCCGTTTCGAGGCGGGTATCTCCTCCCTCGCCCCCGACCTGAAGTGCATCGCCCCGGTCCGTGACTACGCGATGACCCGGGACAAGGCGATCGCGTTCTGCGAGGAGAAGAACCTCCCGATCGCGACCACCAAGAAGTCGCCGTACTCGATCGACCAGAACGTCTTCGGGCGGGCCGTGGAGACCGGCTTCCTGGAGGACATCTGGAACGCGCCGATCGAGGACGTCTACGAGTACACCGAGAACCCGGCCACCCAGCGGGAGGCCGACGAGGTCATCATCTCCTTCAAGGAGGGTGTCCCGGTCGCCATCGACGGCAAGCCCGTCACCGTCCTGCAGGCCATCCAGCAGCTCAACGAGCGGGCCGGCGGCCAGGGCATCGGCCGGATCGACATGGTCGAGGACCGTCTGGTCGGCATCAAGTCCCGTGAGGTGTACGAGGCGCCCGGCGCCATCGCGCTGATCACCGCGCACCAGGAGCTGGAGAACGTCACCGTCGAGCGCGAACTGGCCCGCTACAAGCGGCAGGTCGAGCAGCGCTGGGGCGAGCTGGTCTACGACGGCCTGTGGTTCTCGCCGCTCAAGCGGGCCCTGGACGGCTTCATCAACGAGGCCAACCAGGCCGTGTCCGGCGACATCCGGATGACGCTGCACGGTGGCCGCGCGGTCGTCACCGGCCGGAAGTCCGACCAGTCGCTGTACGACTTCAACCTCGCGACGTACGACACCGGCGACACCTTCGACCAGTCGCTCTCGAAGGGCTTCATCGAGCTCTTCGGCATGTCGAGCAAGATTGCGGCCAAGCGCGACCTGGCCTGAGCCCGTCTCGTTGGATTCGTAAGGCTGCCGCCTCCCTGCCCTCGCGGCGGGGAGGCGGTGGCACATCTACAGCAGCCATGAGGAGCAGCAGTGAGCAGCAACAGCGGTGACGTCCGGCTCTGGGGCGGCCGGTTCGCCGACGGACCGGCAGAGGCGCTGGCCCAGCTGTCGGCGTCGGTCCACTTCGACTGGCGGCTGGCCCCGTACGACATCGCGGGCTCCCGTGCGCACGCCCGGGTGCTCCACAAGGCGGGCCTGCTCACCGAGGACGAGCTGACCCGGATGCTCGCCGGGCTCGACCAGCTCGCCGCGGATGTCGCCGACGGCTCGTTCACCGGCACCATCGCCGACGAGGACGTGCACACCGCCCTGGAGCGCGGGCTGCTGGAGCGGCTCGGTGCGGACCTCGGCGGCAAGCTGCGGGCCGGCCGGTCCCGTAACGACCAGGTCGCCACGCTCTTCCGGATGTACCTGCGCGACCACGCCCGGATCATCGGCGGGCTGATCGCCGACCTCCAGGAGGCGCTGGTGGGCCTCGCCGAGACCCACCCGGACGTCGCGATGCCGGGCCGCACCCACCTCCAGCACGCCCAGCCGGTGCTCTTCGCCCACCATGTGCTGGCGCATGTGCAGTCGCTGTCCCGGGACGCGGAGCGGCTGCGGCAGTGGGACGAGCGCACCGCGGTCTCCCCGTACGGCTCGGGCGCGCTGGCCGGCTCCTCGCTCGGTCTCGACCCCGAGGCGGTCGCCGCGGACCTCGGCTTCGAGCACGGCTCGGCCGGCAACTCCATCGACGGCACGGCCTCCCGTGACTTCGTCGCCGAATTCGCCTTCATCACGGCGATGATCGGGGTGAACCTCTCCCGGATCGCGGAGGAGGTCATCATCTGGAACACGAAGGAGTTCTCCTTCGTCACGCTCCACGACGCCTTCTCGACCGGCTCGTCGATCATGCCGCAGAAGAAGAACCCGGACATCGCCGAGCTGGCGCGGGGCAAGTCGGGGCGCCTCATCGGTAATCTGACCGGGCTGCTGGCCACGCTCAAGGCGCTGCCGCTCGCGTACAACCGTGACCTCCAGGAGGACAAGGAGCCGGTCTTCGACTCCTGCGACCAACTGGAGGTGCTGCTCCCGGCGTTCACCGGGATGATGGCCACCCTGACCGTCAACCGTGAGCGCATGGAGGAGCTGGCCCCGGCCGGGTTCTCGCTGGCCACCGATATCGCGGAGTGGCTGGTCAAGCAGGGCGTGCCGTTCCGGGTGGCGCACGAGGTCGCGGGCGAGTGCGTCAAGGAGTGCGAGGCGCACGGCATCGAGCTGGACCAGCTCGCCGACGAGCAGTTCGCGAAGATCTCGCCGCATCTGACCCCTGAGGTCCGCGGCGTGCTCAACGTCCCCGGCGCGCTCGCCTCGCGCAGCGGCCGTGGCGGCACCGCGCCCTCGGCGGTGGCGGTCCAGCTCGCCGAGGTGCGGGCCGATCTGGTCACGCAGCAGGAGTGGGCGACGGCGAAGCAGGCCACCGAGCTGGCCTAGCGGGCAGAGCTGTACGACGGCGGCCCGCCCCCGGGAGAGACCGGGGGCGGGCCGCCGTCGTGTGCGTGGGGGACACGTGGGAGACCCCGATGAGACATTGATGTCTCATTCGGCTAGTGTGTGTCTCATGGCCGTGGACCGTGAACGCGTACTCAAGGAAGCCGCCGCATTGCTCACGCGGCGGGCCTCGACACCGATGGACGAGATCGCCCGCGCCGCGGGCATCAGCCGGGCGACCCTGCACCGGCACTTCGCCGGGCGGGACGCCCTGATCAGGGCGCTGGAGGAGCACGGGATCGCACAGTTCGTGCAGGCGATGGACGCGGCCCGGCTGGACGAGGGCGACGCCGTCGAGGCGCTGCGCCGGCTGATCGCCGAAGCCGAACCGGTCGCCGGCGTACTGGCCTTCCTCTTCACCGAGAACCAGCTCTTCGAGGACGGTGAGATCAACGCCGGCTGGGCGGAGCTCGACGACCGCCTCGCCGCCCTCTTCCGACGCGGCCAGGAAGAGGGCGACTTCCGGATCGATCTGAGCGCCGCCTGGCTCACCGAGGCCTTCTACGGGCTGATCGGCGCCGGCGCCTGGGCCGTGTACGAAGGGCGGGTCGCCCGTAACGACCTCAACCACTCGATCGCCGAGCTGCTGCTCGGCGGCATCCGACGGAGCATGGAGAAATGACCGAGACCATAGCGTCAGGACCGGCAGGCTCGGCCCATGTGGACGACCAGCCCCGACCGGGCCGATGGCTCGCGCTCGCCGTCCTCGTCCTCGCCGTCCTGCTGGTCGGCGTCGACGCCACGGTCCTCGGCCTCGCCACCCCCTTCCTCAGCG
This genomic stretch from Streptomyces nigrescens harbors:
- a CDS encoding TetR/AcrR family transcriptional regulator, translated to MAVDRERVLKEAAALLTRRASTPMDEIARAAGISRATLHRHFAGRDALIRALEEHGIAQFVQAMDAARLDEGDAVEALRRLIAEAEPVAGVLAFLFTENQLFEDGEINAGWAELDDRLAALFRRGQEEGDFRIDLSAAWLTEAFYGLIGAGAWAVYEGRVARNDLNHSIAELLLGGIRRSMEK
- a CDS encoding argininosuccinate synthase, which codes for MTERVVLAYSGGLDTSVCIGWIAEETGAEVIAVAVDVGQGGEDLDVIRKRALDCGAVEAEVADAKNEFADEYCLPAIKANALYMDRYPLVSALSRPTIVKHLVAAAKKHGATTVAHGCTGKGNDQVRFEAGISSLAPDLKCIAPVRDYAMTRDKAIAFCEEKNLPIATTKKSPYSIDQNVFGRAVETGFLEDIWNAPIEDVYEYTENPATQREADEVIISFKEGVPVAIDGKPVTVLQAIQQLNERAGGQGIGRIDMVEDRLVGIKSREVYEAPGAIALITAHQELENVTVERELARYKRQVEQRWGELVYDGLWFSPLKRALDGFINEANQAVSGDIRMTLHGGRAVVTGRKSDQSLYDFNLATYDTGDTFDQSLSKGFIELFGMSSKIAAKRDLA
- the argH gene encoding argininosuccinate lyase, with protein sequence MSSNSGDVRLWGGRFADGPAEALAQLSASVHFDWRLAPYDIAGSRAHARVLHKAGLLTEDELTRMLAGLDQLAADVADGSFTGTIADEDVHTALERGLLERLGADLGGKLRAGRSRNDQVATLFRMYLRDHARIIGGLIADLQEALVGLAETHPDVAMPGRTHLQHAQPVLFAHHVLAHVQSLSRDAERLRQWDERTAVSPYGSGALAGSSLGLDPEAVAADLGFEHGSAGNSIDGTASRDFVAEFAFITAMIGVNLSRIAEEVIIWNTKEFSFVTLHDAFSTGSSIMPQKKNPDIAELARGKSGRLIGNLTGLLATLKALPLAYNRDLQEDKEPVFDSCDQLEVLLPAFTGMMATLTVNRERMEELAPAGFSLATDIAEWLVKQGVPFRVAHEVAGECVKECEAHGIELDQLADEQFAKISPHLTPEVRGVLNVPGALASRSGRGGTAPSAVAVQLAEVRADLVTQQEWATAKQATELA
- a CDS encoding DUF488 domain-containing protein; its protein translation is MGEMSAKKNLRLRRVYEAPEPSDGARVLVDRLWPRGLSKADAQLTEWCKEVAPSSELRRWFHHEEPRFTEFAERYREELAQEAVQPALERLRERAAQGPLTLLTATKGVSVSHVNVLIEVLQEGL